The Peribacillus sp. FSL P2-0133 genome has a segment encoding these proteins:
- a CDS encoding fumarylacetoacetate hydrolase family protein, with protein sequence MHVLQKIVRYQNQQGNIHYGIVEDEMILQLSSSFAELVNKEIKYDGVELKYSDVKILEPVKPSKVVNFGWTYAGHAKETGGEANLVEPFLFLKPLSSLIADKEKIILPPNDLSNQVELEGEVALVIGKRGKNIKEEDALDYVFGCTIFNDVTARDLTKKDPQFTRGKGFDTFGPLGPCIVTGVDPTNLRIVTTLNGRVVQDGNTNEMSLSIPFLISWLSQVMTLEPGDILATGSPSGSCPIKQGDEVVVEVENIGRLSNAVQ encoded by the coding sequence ATGCATGTGCTACAAAAAATAGTTCGCTATCAGAATCAACAGGGCAATATACATTACGGTATTGTTGAGGATGAGATGATATTACAACTGTCTAGCAGTTTTGCTGAACTTGTCAACAAGGAAATAAAGTATGACGGGGTAGAGCTGAAATATAGTGACGTAAAAATTCTGGAACCTGTAAAACCATCGAAAGTTGTTAATTTCGGCTGGACATATGCAGGTCATGCAAAGGAAACCGGGGGAGAGGCAAACCTTGTAGAACCATTTCTCTTCTTAAAGCCATTATCTTCGCTTATTGCAGACAAGGAGAAAATTATCCTTCCTCCAAACGATCTATCCAACCAAGTGGAACTCGAAGGGGAAGTAGCCTTGGTGATTGGAAAGCGCGGAAAAAACATCAAAGAAGAAGATGCGCTTGATTATGTGTTCGGTTGCACGATATTTAATGACGTCACAGCAAGAGATCTTACAAAAAAAGATCCACAGTTTACGCGGGGCAAAGGATTTGATACATTCGGACCTTTGGGACCGTGCATCGTTACCGGGGTAGATCCCACTAATTTGCGGATTGTGACCACTTTAAACGGCCGCGTTGTCCAAGACGGTAATACCAATGAAATGTCTCTAAGCATTCCGTTTCTAATCAGCTGGCTTTCACAGGTAATGACACTGGAGCCAGGTGACATTTTGGCCACGGGTTCACCATCTGGCAGCTGCCCGATCAAGCAGGGGGATGAGGTGGTTGTTGAAGTCGAGAACATCGGTCGATTAAGTAATGCTGTTCAGTAA
- a CDS encoding GTP cyclohydrolase II — protein sequence MSQTKFDSKVLSVIEDKIRLIKIDNKAIYLVGPIRLPVNLYGETVVFKWYCWLNCDEVTENYERIIEKLSSVNLAELQQSSVLVYGDFSYSDDAIIRMHSICHTGDIFGSKRCDCGYQLKKSMKMIVEHGVGALFYLANHEGRGIGLFSKALAYILQENGYDTVDANRKLGFVDDSRNYNDAILVLKALRSKPVTLITNNPKKLEALKNAGLEVAGRKPLWGDISEFNENYLQTKIKRSGHLEEERICPND from the coding sequence ATGTCCCAAACAAAGTTTGATTCGAAAGTTCTTTCAGTTATAGAAGATAAAATTCGGCTAATTAAAATAGATAATAAGGCCATTTATTTAGTTGGTCCCATTCGACTACCAGTTAACTTATATGGGGAAACGGTAGTGTTCAAATGGTATTGTTGGCTAAATTGTGACGAAGTAACAGAAAACTATGAGAGAATTATTGAGAAATTATCTTCTGTTAATTTAGCTGAATTGCAGCAATCAAGTGTGTTAGTATATGGTGACTTTTCATATAGTGATGATGCCATTATCAGAATGCATTCCATTTGTCATACAGGAGACATATTTGGCAGTAAGCGATGCGACTGCGGTTATCAATTGAAAAAATCCATGAAAATGATTGTGGAACATGGTGTGGGTGCGTTGTTTTATCTAGCCAATCATGAAGGAAGAGGAATTGGCCTCTTTAGTAAGGCACTGGCTTATATCCTTCAGGAAAATGGCTATGATACAGTTGATGCTAATAGAAAACTGGGTTTTGTTGATGATTCCAGAAACTATAATGACGCGATACTAGTACTGAAAGCACTAAGATCCAAGCCGGTTACACTTATAACCAATAACCCAAAAAAGCTGGAAGCACTGAAAAACGCTGGTTTGGAGGTTGCAGGTAGAAAGCCTTTATGGGGAGATATTTCGGAGTTTAATGAGAATTATCTCCAGACAAAGATAAAACGTTCAGGTCATTTAGAGGAAGAGAGGATTTGTCCAAATGACTAA
- a CDS encoding IseA DL-endopeptidase inhibitor family protein, whose product MKKFSGVLLSIIILFFTLSGQVTAKTTSQNLSDANALKIADNASKHFWNALHGYKTRSCSQKTFNYKGTAYSYLCQEFNTKDKLTTYLAETFTNNAVEKGLNKYSYITHKGKLARPIGDGDSMLEWRKAKIKLVYQKTNVRSYNLTVPTVDGDSVKRTVTFYKSGSTWKVNQFDAVQ is encoded by the coding sequence ATGAAAAAATTTTCAGGTGTGCTATTATCCATTATCATTTTATTTTTCACATTAAGTGGTCAGGTTACCGCAAAAACGACATCACAGAATTTGTCTGACGCAAATGCATTAAAGATAGCCGATAATGCCAGCAAACATTTTTGGAATGCTTTACATGGGTACAAAACCCGTTCATGTTCACAAAAAACTTTCAATTATAAAGGAACAGCGTATTCATACCTTTGCCAAGAGTTTAATACAAAAGATAAATTGACTACCTACTTAGCAGAGACATTTACTAATAATGCAGTTGAAAAAGGGCTGAACAAATATAGTTACATTACCCATAAAGGGAAATTAGCCCGTCCAATCGGAGACGGCGACAGCATGTTAGAGTGGAGAAAAGCAAAAATTAAATTAGTTTATCAAAAAACTAACGTTAGATCCTACAATTTAACTGTACCTACAGTCGACGGTGACTCAGTAAAAAGAACAGTTACCTTTTATAAGTCCGGATCCACTTGGAAAGTTAATCAGTTCGATGCAGTTCAATAA
- a CDS encoding alanine/glycine:cation symporter family protein encodes MQQLLHDVIGVTNDFLWSKLLIIMLVSCGIYFTFKLKFVQVRMLKEMVRVLMEGRKGSKDSVSPFQAFCIGMAARVGTGNITGIAIAIALGGPGAIFWMWIIAIISSATSFIESTLAQVYKVKDKTGFRGGPSYYMEKGLNKRWMGVLFSILITLSFGLVFNSVQSNTVTIAFENSFGADRLTVGILMTIAFAAIIFGGVKRIAKIAEYKVMILGVLYLGITLFVIVMNITKMPEILSLIINNAFGFEQLAGGSIGAAFMNGVKRGLFSNEAGMGSAPNVAATAKTSHPVKQGLIQAFGVLTDTLIICTSTAFIILLSDAYKQPGLTGIALTQTSLSEHIGSWASGCLAIFVFLFAFGSLIGNYYYGETNIRFLHSGKAWLVLYRIGAFSMIVFGSIAKVELVWDLADLFMGLMVIVNLIAVFLLSKVAFAALSDYMKQKKAGQDPVFYKDSIKGLENLECWEHSQDAATFIKRKTM; translated from the coding sequence ATGCAACAACTATTACATGACGTAATTGGCGTAACGAATGATTTCCTTTGGTCAAAATTATTAATTATTATGCTTGTTTCTTGTGGGATTTATTTCACATTTAAATTGAAATTTGTACAGGTTAGAATGTTAAAGGAAATGGTCCGTGTTTTAATGGAAGGAAGAAAGGGTTCTAAAGACAGCGTTTCCCCCTTTCAAGCGTTCTGTATCGGTATGGCCGCTCGCGTTGGAACAGGAAATATCACAGGAATTGCGATTGCGATTGCATTAGGCGGTCCTGGAGCGATATTCTGGATGTGGATTATTGCAATTATTAGCTCGGCAACCAGCTTTATTGAAAGTACGTTAGCGCAAGTATATAAAGTTAAAGATAAAACTGGTTTCCGAGGTGGTCCATCCTATTATATGGAAAAAGGATTAAACAAACGTTGGATGGGAGTATTATTCTCCATTTTAATTACGCTTTCTTTCGGACTTGTATTCAATTCAGTACAATCAAATACCGTTACAATTGCTTTTGAGAACTCATTTGGTGCAGATCGTTTAACTGTAGGGATTCTCATGACAATTGCTTTCGCTGCGATTATCTTTGGCGGTGTGAAACGTATTGCAAAAATTGCTGAATACAAGGTTATGATTCTAGGTGTGTTATATCTCGGAATTACATTATTTGTCATTGTAATGAACATAACCAAAATGCCGGAAATTCTTTCTCTTATTATTAATAACGCGTTTGGCTTTGAACAACTAGCAGGCGGTTCAATCGGCGCTGCGTTCATGAATGGAGTTAAACGTGGTTTATTCTCGAATGAAGCTGGTATGGGGAGTGCGCCAAACGTTGCCGCAACGGCAAAAACAAGTCATCCGGTGAAACAAGGGCTTATTCAGGCATTTGGCGTATTGACGGATACACTGATCATCTGTACAAGCACAGCATTTATTATTTTACTTTCGGATGCTTATAAACAACCAGGGCTAACTGGCATTGCACTTACACAAACTTCATTAAGTGAACACATCGGTTCCTGGGCATCAGGTTGTCTTGCTATCTTTGTTTTCCTATTTGCATTCGGTTCGTTAATTGGTAACTATTATTATGGGGAAACAAATATTCGATTTTTACACTCAGGTAAAGCATGGTTAGTTCTATATCGAATAGGCGCGTTCTCCATGATTGTATTCGGTTCGATTGCAAAGGTCGAGCTTGTATGGGATTTAGCGGATTTATTTATGGGCTTGATGGTTATCGTAAACTTAATTGCTGTTTTCTTATTATCAAAAGTAGCTTTTGCAGCATTAAGTGATTATATGAAACAGAAAAAAGCTGGTCAAGATCCTGTTTTTTATAAAGACAGCATTAAGGGTCTTGAAAATCTTGAATGTTGGGAGCATTCTCAAGATGCTGCCACTTTTATAAAAAGAAAAACCATGTAA
- a CDS encoding sporulation protein, producing MILRKSLLLLGIGSAQIDLILPKNTYKSGECINGYFLIKGGTLTQRIRRIECDLIMDTHSTGIDEILKTSTILSSREINSGESNEIPFNFCLPILKEPYKRGVSYRLKTRLILDKGIIGKDDDWILIDSE from the coding sequence TTGATACTTAGAAAATCTTTGTTACTTTTAGGGATAGGTTCTGCACAAATAGATTTAATCCTTCCGAAAAACACGTATAAATCTGGTGAATGCATAAATGGATATTTCTTGATTAAGGGTGGTACCCTTACGCAAAGAATAAGGAGAATCGAATGTGATTTAATTATGGATACTCATTCTACCGGAATCGACGAAATCCTTAAAACGAGCACCATTTTGTCTTCAAGAGAGATAAATTCAGGGGAAAGCAATGAAATTCCTTTTAACTTTTGTCTGCCTATATTGAAGGAACCTTATAAGCGAGGGGTTTCCTATCGCCTTAAAACGAGACTAATACTGGATAAAGGGATAATAGGCAAGGATGATGACTGGATTTTAATCGATTCTGAATAA
- a CDS encoding MFS transporter has protein sequence MDDRTGRMKFISEPVLRKEGLALVIIGFTSTGLFTVSQIWLPTYGQQAVGMTMASSIKLLSYYSLGALISVLVLSVLLKKIVRPITVIMIYPIITFISILTILLVKVPIIVSITAFFIGLSTAGIFQLAITIMTDFSGEKKEQ, from the coding sequence GTGGACGATCGTACCGGGAGAATGAAATTCATTTCAGAACCAGTATTACGTAAAGAGGGACTTGCTCTCGTGATAATCGGTTTCACGTCAACAGGATTATTCACGGTTTCACAGATATGGCTTCCGACTTATGGTCAGCAAGCTGTGGGCATGACAATGGCCAGTTCCATCAAATTACTGAGTTATTATAGTTTAGGGGCGCTTATTTCTGTATTGGTTTTATCCGTATTATTAAAAAAGATCGTCCGGCCAATAACGGTTATCATGATTTATCCGATCATAACTTTTATTTCAATCCTTACGATCCTTTTGGTTAAAGTACCGATCATTGTTTCCATCACGGCATTTTTCATCGGACTTTCCACTGCGGGGATCTTTCAATTAGCCATTACGATAATGACGGATTTTTCTGGAGAAAAAAAGGAACAGTGA
- a CDS encoding glycerate kinase, which yields MKIVIAPDSYKGSLSALEASKAIERGVRKALPDAETELVPVADGGEGTMDSLVAATNGRKVEVTVKGPLLEDVQAAYGILGDQETCVIEMASASGLCLVDPDDLNPLITTTYGAGELIQKALNDGCRKFILAVGGSATNDAGVGMLQALGMRVFDEDGKPLGFGGAELSRISEINTEDFDSRIADSEFLIASDVQNPLVGPDGASSVFGPQKGATPAMVELLDKALSSWADLVEIKTGIHLHDKAGAGAAGGIGGAFQAFFPAKTKRGIDIVLEHTKMVEKLSDADCVFTGEGQIDYQTASGKTPMGVAQEAKKHDIPVFVLAGSIGTGIEVLYDHGVTSVHSLVNAPMPLKEAMERGAELLEVSAEQVMRTFLGGIKNRR from the coding sequence ATGAAAATTGTTATTGCACCAGATTCCTATAAAGGAAGTTTGTCAGCATTAGAAGCTTCCAAAGCAATCGAGCGAGGGGTCAGGAAGGCACTGCCGGATGCGGAGACAGAATTGGTTCCTGTAGCGGATGGCGGGGAAGGTACGATGGATAGCCTTGTGGCAGCTACGAATGGTCGAAAAGTTGAAGTGACTGTTAAAGGACCTTTACTTGAAGACGTTCAGGCAGCATATGGAATCTTGGGTGATCAGGAAACATGCGTGATTGAAATGGCCAGTGCATCCGGACTGTGCCTAGTAGATCCAGATGATTTGAACCCATTGATCACTACTACATACGGAGCAGGGGAGCTTATTCAAAAAGCATTGAATGATGGCTGTAGAAAGTTCATTTTAGCGGTAGGTGGAAGCGCTACCAATGATGCGGGTGTTGGAATGCTCCAGGCTTTGGGAATGAGGGTGTTTGATGAAGATGGTAAACCGCTGGGATTCGGGGGTGCCGAATTATCGCGGATATCAGAAATTAATACGGAAGATTTTGATTCCAGAATTGCAGATTCCGAGTTTTTGATTGCCTCGGATGTCCAGAATCCGTTAGTTGGTCCGGATGGAGCATCAAGTGTATTCGGACCTCAAAAAGGTGCCACTCCTGCCATGGTTGAATTGCTTGATAAAGCTTTATCATCATGGGCTGATTTAGTGGAAATCAAGACAGGCATACACTTGCATGATAAAGCAGGTGCGGGTGCTGCAGGTGGAATTGGAGGTGCATTTCAAGCCTTTTTCCCAGCAAAAACAAAAAGGGGCATCGATATTGTGTTGGAGCATACGAAAATGGTTGAAAAATTGTCCGATGCTGATTGTGTCTTTACCGGTGAGGGCCAAATTGATTACCAGACAGCTTCTGGCAAAACACCAATGGGAGTTGCACAAGAAGCCAAAAAGCACGATATTCCAGTATTTGTTTTAGCAGGATCAATCGGAACTGGAATTGAAGTTTTATATGACCATGGAGTAACTAGTGTTCATAGTTTAGTGAACGCTCCTATGCCATTAAAGGAAGCTATGGAAAGAGGAGCTGAATTGTTGGAAGTTTCAGCCGAACAAGTAATGCGGACTTTTTTGGGAGGGATTAAAAATAGGAGGTAA
- a CDS encoding FMN-binding glutamate synthase family protein: MSGIANILIILGFTVIVIVIIVLVFLLLYMVFFDRTQKHHAILRNYPVLGRIRYFLEKIGPEMRQYWFNSDNEGKPFSRDDYEHMVKSSKYLRDVIGFGSKRDFDEEGFFVKNSMFPKLAEEEKYDRETKVTTKRYILMKDPLFSQREEKWGDEVSSAFLLDDTDAVIIGPNTKHPFRLKGLIGMSAMSYGSLGKNAITALSEGLAAAKGTWMNTGEGGLSPYHLTGGVDIIMQIGPAMFGVRDSKGEMDWDELKRKSEIPEIKAFEIKLAQGAKTRGGHIDAEKVNPEIAEIRKVVPYKAIDSPNRFHQFNDVKSMCDFIERIREHTGIPVGIKMVIGGNDSVEELASYMKETGKGPDFISLDGGEGGTGASYQELIDSVGLPLKSALPILVSTLEKYGVRDRVKIIASGKLFTPDRIAIALSMGADLVNIARGFMIAIGCIQTMKCQSNACPVGVATTDPELQKALVIDEKKYRVVNFLVTLRKGLYRISAAAGLDSPIHFQPKHISYKDDKGIVTSLEDIMKEVKGQIGARQ, translated from the coding sequence ATGAGTGGCATCGCAAATATTTTAATTATCCTTGGATTTACCGTTATTGTCATCGTTATCATCGTCTTGGTTTTCCTATTACTTTATATGGTTTTCTTTGACCGCACGCAGAAGCATCATGCAATTTTAAGAAATTACCCCGTGCTCGGGAGAATACGTTACTTTCTGGAAAAAATCGGGCCTGAAATGCGGCAATATTGGTTTAACAGTGATAACGAAGGAAAACCCTTTTCCCGGGATGACTATGAACATATGGTGAAAAGTTCAAAATATTTACGGGATGTAATAGGTTTTGGTTCAAAACGGGATTTTGATGAAGAAGGATTCTTTGTTAAGAATAGCATGTTCCCAAAATTGGCCGAAGAAGAAAAATACGATCGAGAAACAAAAGTGACGACTAAAAGATACATTCTAATGAAAGACCCGCTTTTCTCACAGCGAGAAGAAAAATGGGGAGATGAAGTGTCCTCTGCATTCTTATTGGATGATACAGATGCCGTGATCATCGGCCCAAACACTAAGCACCCCTTTCGATTAAAAGGTCTTATCGGCATGTCCGCCATGAGTTATGGTTCTTTGGGGAAGAACGCAATCACTGCCCTTTCTGAGGGATTGGCTGCAGCAAAAGGCACATGGATGAATACAGGGGAAGGCGGACTTTCTCCTTATCATTTAACCGGCGGTGTCGATATAATCATGCAAATCGGGCCAGCCATGTTTGGGGTTCGTGATAGTAAAGGCGAGATGGATTGGGATGAGTTAAAAAGAAAAAGTGAAATACCAGAAATCAAAGCATTTGAAATCAAATTGGCTCAAGGTGCCAAAACTCGCGGAGGGCATATTGATGCTGAAAAAGTGAATCCGGAAATCGCTGAAATCCGTAAGGTCGTTCCGTACAAAGCGATCGATAGTCCGAATCGGTTCCATCAATTCAATGACGTAAAATCCATGTGCGATTTTATTGAAAGAATCAGGGAACATACAGGCATCCCGGTCGGTATCAAAATGGTCATCGGCGGCAATGACAGTGTCGAAGAGCTTGCTAGTTATATGAAAGAAACCGGGAAAGGTCCGGATTTCATTTCATTGGATGGCGGTGAAGGCGGCACGGGTGCTTCTTATCAGGAATTGATCGATAGCGTAGGATTGCCGCTAAAATCCGCGTTGCCGATTTTAGTATCGACACTGGAAAAATACGGCGTCCGAGATCGGGTTAAAATCATCGCCTCCGGTAAATTGTTCACGCCTGATAGAATCGCCATTGCCCTATCCATGGGAGCCGACCTTGTTAACATAGCACGTGGTTTCATGATTGCGATAGGATGTATTCAGACGATGAAATGTCAATCCAATGCTTGTCCGGTCGGGGTAGCAACCACTGATCCGGAACTGCAAAAGGCACTTGTCATCGATGAAAAGAAATACCGTGTGGTCAATTTTCTTGTTACCCTTAGAAAAGGATTATATCGAATCTCAGCCGCTGCTGGTTTGGATTCACCTATCCATTTTCAACCTAAGCACATTAGCTATAAGGATGATAAAGGAATTGTCACATCCCTTGAAGATATCATGAAAGAAGTAAAAGGACAAATAGGTGCCAGGCAATGA
- a CDS encoding asparaginase: protein MKKLMLITTGGTVASLEGENGLAPELHAGDLLSYIPELNVRCRIDTKELMNIDSTNMQPEFWIDLANVIYDHYDHYDGFIITHGTDTMAYTSAALSYMLQDASKPIVITGSQIPISYSKTDAKRNISDAIRFACEEIGGVYIVFDGKVIQGTRAIKLRTKSYDAFESINYPYVASMHDDHIEYNKSIHIKKKKHIQLDTSLCTDVAVVKLHPGIKPEFFDCLKGLYKGVVVESYGSGGVPFQVRNILAKLIELTEHGVSVVITTQCLEEGEDMSIYEVGRKIDHDRVVRSKNMNTEAIVPKLMWVLGKTTDPKKVKEMMETTIAADISLNF from the coding sequence TTGAAAAAATTAATGTTGATTACAACTGGTGGAACAGTAGCCTCACTTGAAGGAGAAAACGGACTTGCACCTGAACTGCATGCTGGTGATTTATTAAGTTACATACCTGAATTAAATGTACGTTGCCGTATTGATACGAAGGAGTTAATGAACATTGATAGCACCAACATGCAACCAGAGTTTTGGATAGACTTGGCAAATGTAATTTACGATCATTACGATCATTACGATGGCTTTATTATTACGCATGGCACCGATACAATGGCTTACACATCAGCTGCACTTTCTTATATGTTACAAGATGCATCAAAACCGATTGTTATTACAGGTTCGCAAATTCCAATTTCGTATAGTAAAACAGATGCTAAACGAAACATTTCAGATGCCATTCGTTTTGCTTGTGAAGAAATAGGTGGGGTATATATTGTATTTGACGGCAAAGTCATTCAAGGGACAAGAGCGATTAAACTTAGAACGAAAAGCTATGATGCCTTTGAAAGTATTAATTATCCGTATGTTGCATCGATGCATGATGACCATATTGAATATAATAAATCCATTCATATCAAAAAAAAGAAACACATTCAATTAGATACATCACTTTGTACAGATGTGGCGGTTGTGAAATTACATCCTGGGATAAAACCAGAATTTTTTGACTGCTTAAAAGGTTTGTATAAAGGAGTGGTTGTGGAGAGCTATGGAAGTGGTGGTGTACCTTTTCAAGTGCGCAACATTTTAGCGAAATTAATTGAATTAACAGAGCACGGTGTATCGGTTGTCATTACGACTCAATGTCTAGAAGAAGGGGAGGACATGAGTATATATGAAGTTGGTCGGAAAATTGACCATGATCGTGTAGTACGTTCTAAAAATATGAACACAGAAGCAATCGTGCCGAAATTGATGTGGGTGCTAGGAAAAACAACAGATCCTAAAAAGGTAAAAGAAATGATGGAAACAACGATTGCAGCAGATATTTCGTTGAATTTTTGA
- a CDS encoding MBL fold metallo-hydrolase yields the protein MLNELKVTQVTIPMPFRLDHVHCFLAEGKTGWTIIDTGLNNKTTKDLWNPIIEKHDITNIIITHYHPDHFGYAGALQQLTGADVWMTQVDEHAGTTYWETDSLNLLKENYKACGMEDEVAVALSSDESGFMPQVKPYPTVNHHLEEGMKLHFGKYEYEVIFTPGHSDGLISLYNKEKSVLFSTDHILPRVSPNISYWFKGFCNPLEEFFTSLKKIQKLNVEYVIPSHGKPFQNANKRIVELLDHHQDRLHIIHENMKEPISVKSACHILFGNLPIHETRFAVGETLAHLEYLLLNDQCRKFKRDGKWYYQSI from the coding sequence TTGCTGAATGAATTGAAAGTTACACAAGTTACCATTCCAATGCCTTTTAGGTTGGATCATGTCCATTGTTTTCTAGCAGAAGGTAAAACAGGGTGGACAATCATTGATACGGGATTAAATAACAAAACGACAAAGGATTTATGGAACCCAATTATCGAAAAACACGATATTACCAATATTATCATCACCCATTATCACCCAGACCATTTCGGATATGCAGGGGCATTACAACAATTAACCGGTGCGGATGTTTGGATGACACAAGTGGATGAACATGCGGGAACTACGTATTGGGAAACGGATTCGCTGAATCTGCTTAAAGAAAATTATAAGGCATGTGGAATGGAAGACGAGGTAGCCGTCGCCTTATCCAGTGACGAAAGTGGATTCATGCCCCAAGTAAAACCCTATCCTACCGTAAATCATCATCTTGAAGAAGGAATGAAGCTGCATTTTGGCAAATATGAGTATGAAGTAATTTTCACGCCGGGGCATTCTGATGGCCTGATATCATTATACAATAAGGAAAAAAGTGTCCTTTTCTCGACAGATCATATATTGCCCAGGGTATCTCCAAATATTTCGTATTGGTTTAAAGGTTTCTGCAACCCATTGGAAGAGTTTTTTACTTCTTTGAAAAAAATACAAAAGCTGAATGTTGAATATGTCATCCCTTCACATGGGAAACCTTTTCAAAATGCCAATAAAAGAATTGTTGAATTGTTGGACCACCATCAGGACAGGTTGCATATAATTCATGAAAACATGAAAGAGCCGATTTCTGTAAAAAGTGCTTGCCATATCTTATTTGGAAATCTGCCCATTCACGAAACCAGGTTTGCTGTTGGTGAAACATTGGCCCACCTTGAATACCTTCTTTTGAATGACCAATGCAGAAAGTTTAAACGTGATGGCAAATGGTATTATCAATCCATTTGA
- a CDS encoding PadR family transcriptional regulator — MSTLLNSLTTELRRGTLTLAVLSQLKTPQYGYSLVQRLEKSGITIDQSTLYPLLRRLEKQELVTSSWDTSESRPRKYYSLSDYGGEIFTQLKEEWEKTSQELYILLKGEG, encoded by the coding sequence ATGAGCACTTTACTGAATTCATTAACCACTGAGCTACGCAGAGGCACTTTGACGTTAGCTGTTTTAAGTCAGCTCAAAACCCCTCAGTATGGGTACTCGCTTGTCCAGCGTTTAGAGAAGTCGGGAATTACCATTGATCAAAGTACTTTATATCCATTGCTTCGCCGCCTGGAAAAACAAGAATTGGTAACCAGCAGCTGGGATACTTCTGAAAGTAGACCGCGCAAGTACTATTCTTTAAGCGATTATGGGGGAGAAATCTTCACCCAGTTAAAAGAAGAATGGGAAAAAACTTCTCAAGAGCTTTATATATTATTAAAAGGAGAGGGATAA
- a CDS encoding mechanosensitive ion channel family protein has product MNILKFTELAMDYLKEFLILRLFILALLLLAVYYILNKMVEWFFKRSNFFEEEVEKTIQGVTRSSLRYGISALFLIYLIGQFIDLKGILAGAGILGVVIGFAAQQMLKDILLGFVRLSDNEFRVGNFVTFNETSSGTIEEIGIRFMQIREWSGKLLTIPHSEIRTIQNFNKGRMRIIERITVSYQENPEKVKRLLEDICLICNEKYGETLLRLEDGTPEEDFRYIGITDLNPNLKYVGYELCLVGLVNPEHYFETARSVRFEMMTAFHEHQIIMPSAHLLVQGNPIHERILEN; this is encoded by the coding sequence ATGAATATCTTGAAATTTACTGAGCTTGCTATGGATTATTTAAAAGAATTTTTAATATTGAGGCTTTTTATATTAGCTTTACTGTTATTGGCGGTTTATTATATTTTGAATAAAATGGTTGAATGGTTCTTTAAAAGGTCCAATTTTTTTGAGGAAGAAGTCGAGAAAACGATACAGGGGGTTACTCGTTCTTCTCTTAGGTACGGCATTTCCGCGCTTTTCCTTATTTATTTGATTGGACAGTTTATAGACCTAAAAGGAATTTTAGCTGGAGCTGGGATTTTAGGGGTCGTTATCGGATTTGCCGCTCAGCAAATGCTTAAGGATATCTTATTGGGATTCGTAAGGCTATCAGATAATGAATTCCGAGTGGGGAATTTTGTGACATTCAATGAGACAAGTTCTGGGACGATTGAGGAAATCGGTATCCGGTTCATGCAGATCAGGGAATGGTCAGGGAAATTGCTGACTATCCCACACAGTGAAATCAGGACGATTCAAAATTTTAATAAAGGGAGAATGCGAATCATTGAACGCATTACAGTAAGTTACCAAGAAAATCCTGAAAAGGTAAAACGACTGTTGGAAGATATATGCCTTATCTGCAATGAAAAGTATGGTGAAACACTTCTAAGGCTAGAGGATGGTACACCTGAAGAGGATTTTAGATATATTGGCATCACGGATTTAAATCCGAATCTTAAATATGTTGGTTATGAACTATGCTTAGTGGGACTTGTTAATCCTGAACATTACTTTGAAACAGCGAGAAGCGTGAGGTTTGAAATGATGACAGCTTTTCATGAGCATCAAATTATAATGCCATCTGCCCATTTGCTTGTTCAGGGCAATCCTATTCATGAACGTATATTGGAGAATTGA